In the genome of Bradyrhizobium arachidis, one region contains:
- a CDS encoding alkaline phosphatase family protein: MNKKILLSMIAAMSLATSLAGVATPVRAGDDDRDFDNFRNRDHGGGHHGHKSKQVVLISLDGAKPNFIQQFIEEGVLPRDGGLARLSRHGAVALQNVTASPSLTAVSHIEIATGSNAVHNDIPSNTFQAAVAPITSSISGFAAPIGGYQESPLGPSPHPTAEPLWVQLRQQGKKVATATWPGGDGADISINGTVVQAAQPTRVVNYTVPFGAFGGLSAQGFSLTQSDFAPDAGVVAGLQAAGHFSFSPVLVTTNPIESFSCSSAQTSTCSSNAATFDVKYSIRVAAIDTTNDNKVNYDTLVFFDSTQGIKRGPFHAPSTGPAYAKFGDENAPFFFEGSGAKVGAAYYVSQLSADLSVVRFARYGANFIPRNTPVLADVDDINNNIGFWRPQADFRIPERLSPGFTNFPDVEIEAMFEDMVKTFVRYQAEIGERAIQNHPDADLVMVYIEQPDGSEHQFLLTDPRQGTNPKDPNSIGAGQDPAKVKRYASYIRFAYQVADKAVKKIADAAGPDSNVIVVSDHGFAPFHTSVSMTNILKNAGIDTTKLAIRTSGPAVNIYVNLQNREQGGTVDLATYKALVAQITDAVKNAVDPNPKFNYSLDSGRLFNVVETRPLQCNAGTGLCTSKTIGQDFGDVFALMAPGYNFDGIQSPGVARLGDPAFNAATTTVSMPNFYGAHGHDPELPVMSATFIAAGPDIRKTTIRRMRNLDVAPTIMQILGVRPHQVDGEVLREILR, translated from the coding sequence ATGAACAAGAAGATTCTCCTTTCCATGATTGCCGCGATGTCGCTCGCCACATCGCTGGCCGGTGTTGCGACGCCTGTGCGTGCGGGTGACGACGACCGCGACTTCGACAACTTCCGCAATCGCGATCACGGTGGCGGCCATCACGGCCACAAGTCGAAGCAGGTCGTGCTGATCTCGCTCGACGGCGCCAAGCCGAATTTCATCCAGCAATTCATCGAGGAAGGCGTGTTGCCGCGGGACGGCGGCCTGGCGCGGCTGAGCCGCCATGGCGCGGTCGCGCTGCAGAACGTGACGGCCTCGCCGTCGCTCACGGCGGTGTCGCATATCGAGATTGCCACCGGCTCGAACGCGGTTCACAACGACATCCCCTCGAACACGTTCCAGGCCGCCGTCGCGCCGATCACCTCGAGCATCAGCGGCTTCGCAGCCCCGATCGGCGGCTATCAGGAGAGCCCGCTCGGGCCTTCGCCGCACCCGACGGCCGAACCGCTGTGGGTGCAGCTCCGCCAGCAGGGTAAGAAAGTCGCCACCGCGACCTGGCCCGGCGGCGACGGCGCCGACATCTCCATCAACGGCACCGTGGTGCAAGCGGCGCAGCCGACCCGCGTCGTCAACTACACCGTGCCGTTCGGCGCGTTCGGCGGCCTCTCCGCCCAGGGCTTCTCGTTGACCCAATCCGACTTCGCACCCGATGCGGGCGTCGTCGCAGGCCTCCAGGCGGCCGGCCATTTCTCCTTCAGCCCGGTGCTGGTGACGACCAACCCGATCGAGTCGTTCTCGTGCTCCTCGGCGCAGACCTCGACCTGCTCCAGCAACGCGGCGACGTTCGACGTCAAATATTCGATCCGCGTCGCGGCGATCGACACCACCAACGACAACAAGGTGAACTACGACACCCTGGTGTTCTTCGACAGCACGCAGGGCATCAAGCGAGGACCGTTCCACGCCCCCTCGACGGGGCCTGCCTATGCCAAGTTCGGCGACGAGAACGCGCCGTTCTTCTTCGAGGGCAGCGGCGCCAAGGTCGGTGCCGCCTATTACGTCTCGCAGCTGTCGGCCGATCTCTCCGTGGTGCGCTTCGCCCGCTATGGCGCCAACTTCATCCCGCGCAACACGCCGGTGCTGGCGGATGTCGACGACATCAACAACAACATCGGCTTCTGGCGCCCGCAGGCCGATTTCCGCATTCCGGAGCGGCTTAGCCCCGGCTTCACCAACTTCCCCGACGTCGAGATCGAGGCGATGTTCGAGGACATGGTCAAGACCTTCGTGCGCTACCAGGCCGAGATCGGCGAGCGCGCGATCCAGAATCATCCCGACGCCGACCTCGTCATGGTCTATATCGAGCAGCCCGACGGCTCCGAGCATCAGTTCCTGCTCACCGATCCGCGCCAGGGTACCAACCCGAAGGACCCGAACTCGATCGGCGCAGGCCAGGATCCGGCCAAGGTCAAGCGCTACGCCTCCTATATCCGCTTCGCCTATCAGGTTGCCGACAAGGCGGTGAAGAAGATCGCCGATGCAGCGGGCCCCGACAGCAACGTCATCGTGGTCTCCGACCACGGCTTCGCCCCGTTCCACACCTCGGTCAGCATGACCAACATCCTGAAGAACGCCGGCATCGACACCACCAAGCTGGCGATCCGCACCTCGGGTCCGGCGGTCAACATCTACGTCAACCTCCAGAACCGCGAACAGGGCGGCACCGTCGATCTTGCGACCTACAAGGCGCTGGTTGCGCAGATCACCGATGCGGTGAAGAACGCGGTCGATCCCAATCCGAAGTTCAACTACTCGCTCGACAGCGGACGTCTGTTCAACGTGGTTGAGACCCGGCCGCTGCAATGCAACGCCGGGACCGGGCTGTGCACCAGCAAGACCATCGGCCAGGATTTCGGCGATGTGTTCGCGCTGATGGCGCCGGGCTACAATTTCGACGGCATCCAGAGCCCCGGCGTCGCCCGCCTCGGCGACCCCGCGTTCAATGCGGCAACGACCACGGTGTCGATGCCGAACTTCTACGGCGCGCACGGCCATGATCCCGAGCTGCCGGTGATGAGCGCGACCTTCATCGCCGCAGGTCCCGACATCCGGAAGACCACGATCCGGCGCATGCGCAATCTCGACGTGGCGCCGACCATCATGCAGATCCTCGGCGTCAGGCCGCACCAGGTCGACGGCGAGGTGCTGCGTGAGATCCTACGCTAA
- a CDS encoding ATP-binding protein, which translates to MITEVSCENLSSADNYIAIASVDLLGEILNAADKAKFQRGVTNYPTIGDAVDLITSQELRTIYAPTGSDQINVGFLQQDRSVVAYVDVEEMLSKHFAVLGSTGVGKSTGVSLLLNEILKARPNLRIFLLDVHNEYGRCFGDRALVLNPRNLKLPFWLFNFEEIVDVLFGGRAGVPEELDILAEVIPLAKGVYTQYQNADRIGLKRIDPKQIGYTVDTPVPYRLVDLLSLIDERMGKLENRSSRIIYHKLISRIEAVRNDPRYAFMFDNANVGGDTMAEVISHLFRLPANGKPMTVMQLAGFPAEVIDSVVSVLCRMAFDFGLWSDGVSPLLFVCEEAHRYASADRNVGFGPTRKAVSRIAKEGRKYGVYLGLITQRPAELDATIISQCNTLFTMRLANDRDQALLRAAVSDAAANLLSFVPSLGTREVLAFGEGVALPTRLRFKEVPPHQLPRGEATISSVPSMTSGHDMHFVSAVLERWRGATSQRDVPNDPVFAAPPAKTMSSLEAPMLQPSMGLDPDRFSLLKKPLR; encoded by the coding sequence ATGATCACCGAGGTGTCCTGCGAGAATTTGTCGAGCGCCGACAATTACATCGCCATCGCCTCGGTCGACCTGCTCGGCGAGATCCTCAACGCCGCCGACAAGGCGAAATTCCAGCGCGGCGTCACCAATTATCCGACCATCGGCGATGCGGTCGACCTGATCACCAGCCAGGAGCTGCGCACGATCTACGCGCCGACCGGCTCGGACCAGATCAATGTCGGCTTCCTCCAGCAGGACCGCTCCGTCGTTGCCTATGTCGACGTCGAGGAAATGCTGTCCAAGCATTTTGCGGTGCTGGGATCGACCGGCGTCGGTAAATCGACCGGCGTGTCGCTGCTGCTCAACGAAATCCTGAAGGCGCGGCCGAACCTGCGCATCTTCCTGCTCGACGTCCACAACGAATATGGCCGCTGCTTCGGCGACCGCGCGCTGGTGCTGAACCCGCGGAACCTGAAGCTGCCGTTCTGGCTGTTCAATTTCGAGGAAATCGTCGACGTGCTGTTCGGCGGTCGCGCCGGCGTGCCCGAAGAGCTCGACATCCTCGCCGAGGTGATCCCGCTCGCCAAAGGCGTCTACACCCAGTACCAGAACGCCGATCGCATCGGCCTCAAGCGCATCGATCCCAAGCAGATCGGCTACACCGTCGATACGCCGGTGCCGTATCGTCTCGTCGACCTGCTGTCGCTGATCGACGAGCGCATGGGCAAGCTCGAGAACCGCTCCTCGCGCATCATCTATCACAAGCTGATCTCGCGCATCGAAGCCGTGCGCAACGATCCGCGCTACGCCTTCATGTTCGACAACGCCAATGTCGGCGGCGACACCATGGCCGAAGTGATCAGCCATCTGTTCCGCCTGCCGGCCAACGGCAAGCCGATGACGGTGATGCAGCTCGCCGGCTTCCCGGCCGAGGTCATCGATTCCGTCGTGTCCGTGCTCTGCCGCATGGCCTTCGACTTCGGCCTGTGGAGCGACGGCGTCTCGCCGCTACTGTTCGTCTGCGAAGAGGCGCACCGCTACGCCTCCGCCGACCGCAACGTCGGCTTCGGCCCGACCCGCAAGGCCGTGTCGCGCATCGCCAAGGAAGGCCGTAAATACGGCGTCTATCTCGGCCTCATCACGCAGCGCCCCGCAGAGCTCGACGCCACCATCATCTCCCAGTGCAACACGCTGTTCACGATGCGTCTTGCCAACGACCGCGACCAGGCGCTGCTACGTGCCGCGGTGTCGGACGCGGCCGCGAACCTGCTGTCCTTCGTGCCCTCGCTCGGCACCCGCGAGGTGCTGGCGTTCGGCGAAGGTGTCGCGCTGCCGACCCGCCTGCGTTTCAAGGAGGTGCCGCCGCACCAATTGCCGCGCGGCGAAGCGACCATCTCGAGCGTGCCCTCCATGACCTCCGGTCACGACATGCATTTCGTCAGCGCCGTGCTCGAGCGCTGGCGCGGCGCCACCTCGCAGCGCGACGTGCCGAACGATCCGGTGTTCGCGGCCCCGCCCGCCAAGACGATGTCCAGCCTCGAAGCCCCGATGCTGCAACCGTCGATGGGCCTCGACCCCGATCGCTTCTCGCTGCTGAAGAAGCCGCTGCGGTAA
- a CDS encoding catechol 2,3-dioxygenase, producing the protein MQPEPILDLAHLGHMELLTPKPDESLKFFVDVMGMTVSGQKGESVYLRGWDDYERYSLKLTASKTSGMEHMALRARSQQALERRVAALKGSGFDIGWIDGDMGQGPTFRCRDPDGHIVELYYETEWYQAPPELKPALKNQAQRFPARGVNVRRLDHLNCLAVDIKANREFFENYLGCRLTEQIVLNDGREAAMWLTMSNKSYDFAYSLDHSGTPGRFHHVTYALDSREEILRAADIFLENGVHIETGPHKHAIQQTFFLYVYEPGGNRVEVANAGARLILAPDWKPIVWTEEERKKGQAWGLKTIESFHTHGTPPVEMKKHG; encoded by the coding sequence ATGCAGCCCGAACCGATCCTCGATCTCGCCCATCTCGGCCACATGGAGCTGTTGACGCCGAAGCCCGATGAGAGCCTTAAATTCTTCGTCGACGTCATGGGCATGACCGTCAGCGGCCAGAAGGGCGAGTCGGTCTACTTGCGCGGCTGGGACGATTACGAGCGCTATTCGCTCAAGCTCACGGCGTCGAAGACCTCAGGCATGGAGCACATGGCGCTGCGCGCGCGCAGCCAGCAGGCGCTGGAGCGCCGCGTCGCCGCGCTGAAGGGCTCCGGCTTCGACATCGGCTGGATCGACGGCGACATGGGGCAGGGGCCGACCTTCCGCTGCCGCGACCCCGACGGCCACATCGTCGAGCTCTATTACGAGACCGAATGGTATCAGGCGCCGCCGGAGCTGAAGCCCGCGCTGAAGAACCAGGCGCAGCGCTTTCCCGCACGCGGCGTCAATGTCCGCCGGCTCGATCATCTCAACTGCCTCGCCGTCGACATCAAGGCCAACCGCGAGTTCTTCGAGAACTATCTCGGCTGCCGCCTGACCGAGCAGATCGTGCTCAACGACGGGCGGGAAGCGGCGATGTGGCTGACGATGTCGAACAAGAGCTACGACTTCGCCTATTCGCTCGACCATTCCGGTACGCCCGGCCGCTTCCACCACGTCACCTACGCGCTTGACAGCCGCGAGGAGATCCTTCGCGCCGCCGACATTTTCCTGGAAAACGGCGTGCACATCGAGACCGGCCCGCACAAGCACGCGATCCAGCAGACCTTCTTTCTCTATGTCTACGAGCCCGGCGGTAACCGCGTCGAGGTCGCCAATGCCGGCGCGCGCCTCATCCTCGCACCCGACTGGAAGCCGATCGTGTGGACCGAGGAGGAGCGCAAGAAGGGCCAGGCCTGGGGCTTGAAGACGATCGAGTCCTTCCACACCCACGGCACGCCGCCGGTGGAGATGAAGAAGCACGGGTGA
- a CDS encoding acyl carrier protein produces the protein MSSTFDQVATIIAETCDIPRDTITPDSHAIDDLGIDSLDFLDIAFAIDKQFGIKLPLEKWTQEVNDGKATTEQYFVLKNLCARIDELVAAKGASA, from the coding sequence ATGTCTTCCACATTCGATCAGGTCGCCACGATCATCGCTGAAACCTGCGACATCCCGCGCGACACGATCACGCCGGATAGCCATGCCATCGACGATCTCGGCATCGACAGCCTCGATTTCCTCGACATCGCGTTTGCGATCGACAAGCAGTTCGGCATCAAGCTGCCGCTGGAAAAGTGGACCCAGGAGGTCAACGACGGCAAGGCGACCACCGAGCAGTATTTCGTGCTGAAGAATCTGTGCGCCCGCATCGACGAACTGGTTGCGGCCAAGGGCGCGAGCGCCTAA
- a CDS encoding molybdopterin cofactor-binding domain-containing protein — MASPVSNAAERPSGSLVVVRTVDEVTSETFVRITADGSVTAYNGHVDLGTGIRTALGQIVAEELDVSLARVVVVLGDTAVVPNQGATIASETIQITAVPLRKAAAQARQFLIARAAERLELSAAELTIEDGLVRGHNRSVSYGELIGGEEIRLELADDVEVKPVGDYAIVGRSVPRIDLPAKATGELTFVHDIRLPGMLHGRVVRPPYAGVDAGPFVGTSLIAVDESSVRDIPGLVAVVRIGDFVGVVAEREENAIRAAEQLRVSWKPTPALADLSDVETALRANPSTPRTLIDKGDVDKAISGAAKPMQRTYVWPYQMHASIGPSCAVADVQDGNIRVWSGTQNPHVLRADLALLIERPESEIEVIRLEAAGCYGRNCADDVTADALLLSRAVGRPVRVQLTREQEHAWEPKGTAQLIDVNGGLDADGGIAGYDLATRYPSNAAPTLALLLTGRIPSEPVVLQMGDRTAIPPYDYENMRVVAHDMPPIVRASWFRGVSALPNTFAHESYIDEAATEAGVDPIEYRLRYLKDPRAVDLVNAVAERAGWTPRPVREEKDGEIVHGRGFAYALYVHSKFPGYGAAWSAWIADVAVNKTTGDVSVTRVVAGQDSGLMINPDGVRHQIHGNVIQSTSRALMEEVSFERGAVAAREWGAYPIIPFPDVPKIDVLMLPRPDQPPLGVGESASVPSAAAIANAIFDATGVRFREPPFTPERILRGLHGETSPVPQALPAPAAPKPSRIWENPFAKGAGIFATIAAVCTAAIGIGAALLPGRAIAPIARPDASVYSAATIARGQQLAALGNCAECHTNLGGVLNAGGRALETPFGTIYSTNITPDVETGIGAWSYSAFERAMRDGLHRDGRQLYPVFPYTHFARTSEADMQALYAYLMTQPAVRATAPANTLAFPFNLRPLLAGWNALFHQANEFKPDPAKSEVWNRGAYLVESLGHCSGCHSPRNALGAEQRGAYLAGGFAEGWEAPPLTSLSHAPIPWSEDELFTYLRTGHSRHHGVAAGPMAPVVRDLKALPDQDIRAMAVYLNSFNDTATDAPALAAKLESATQVTVASSTGARLYQGACAVCHEVGGLPLFGSRPSLALNSNLHSAKPDNLLQVILHGIADPVSSNLGYMPAFRNSMSDAQVEELVSFLRKQFAPDKPAWTGVRETIARVRASVH, encoded by the coding sequence ATGGCCTCCCCTGTCTCGAACGCAGCTGAGCGGCCATCGGGTTCGCTCGTCGTCGTCCGCACCGTGGACGAGGTCACATCCGAGACGTTCGTGCGCATCACCGCGGACGGTTCGGTCACGGCCTATAACGGCCATGTCGATCTCGGCACCGGCATCCGCACCGCGCTCGGCCAGATCGTCGCCGAAGAGTTAGATGTGTCCTTAGCGCGCGTCGTCGTCGTGCTCGGCGACACCGCCGTGGTGCCGAACCAGGGCGCGACCATTGCCAGCGAAACCATCCAGATCACCGCCGTGCCCTTGCGCAAGGCCGCAGCCCAGGCGCGGCAGTTCCTGATCGCGCGCGCGGCCGAGCGGCTGGAGCTGTCGGCGGCTGAGCTGACGATCGAGGACGGTCTCGTCCGCGGGCATAATCGCAGCGTCAGCTATGGGGAGTTGATCGGCGGCGAAGAAATCCGGCTCGAGCTTGCCGACGACGTTGAGGTCAAGCCTGTCGGCGATTACGCCATCGTCGGCCGATCCGTCCCGCGTATCGACCTGCCCGCCAAGGCAACGGGCGAATTGACCTTCGTGCACGATATTCGCCTGCCAGGCATGCTGCACGGCCGCGTGGTGCGTCCGCCCTATGCCGGCGTCGATGCCGGGCCGTTCGTCGGCACCAGCCTGATCGCCGTCGATGAATCGTCCGTCCGAGATATTCCCGGCCTCGTCGCGGTGGTGCGCATCGGCGATTTCGTCGGCGTCGTCGCCGAGCGCGAGGAGAATGCGATCCGTGCGGCCGAGCAGCTCAGGGTGAGCTGGAAGCCGACGCCTGCCCTCGCCGACCTCTCCGATGTCGAGACCGCGCTCCGCGCCAATCCGTCGACGCCGCGCACGCTGATCGACAAGGGCGACGTCGACAAGGCGATATCGGGCGCGGCCAAGCCGATGCAGCGCACCTATGTGTGGCCGTATCAGATGCATGCCTCGATCGGCCCCTCCTGCGCCGTCGCCGATGTCCAGGACGGCAACATCCGCGTCTGGTCGGGCACGCAGAACCCGCACGTCCTTCGCGCCGATCTCGCGCTGCTGATCGAACGTCCCGAAAGCGAGATCGAGGTCATCCGCTTGGAGGCCGCCGGCTGCTACGGCCGCAATTGCGCCGACGATGTCACCGCCGACGCCTTGCTGCTCTCGCGCGCCGTCGGCCGTCCCGTCCGCGTGCAGCTCACGCGCGAGCAGGAGCACGCCTGGGAGCCCAAGGGCACCGCGCAACTGATCGACGTCAATGGCGGCCTCGATGCCGACGGCGGCATCGCCGGTTACGATCTCGCGACGCGCTATCCCTCGAATGCCGCGCCGACGCTCGCACTGCTGCTGACGGGACGCATTCCATCCGAGCCCGTCGTGCTGCAGATGGGCGACCGCACGGCGATCCCGCCTTACGACTACGAAAATATGCGCGTGGTCGCCCACGACATGCCGCCGATCGTGCGCGCCTCCTGGTTTCGCGGCGTCTCGGCGCTGCCGAACACCTTTGCGCATGAATCCTATATCGACGAGGCCGCGACCGAGGCCGGCGTCGATCCCATCGAATACCGCCTGCGCTATCTAAAGGACCCGCGCGCGGTCGATCTCGTCAATGCGGTCGCCGAGCGCGCGGGCTGGACGCCGCGCCCGGTGCGCGAGGAGAAGGACGGCGAGATCGTGCACGGGCGCGGCTTTGCCTATGCGCTCTACGTCCACAGCAAGTTTCCGGGCTATGGCGCGGCATGGTCGGCCTGGATCGCCGACGTCGCGGTGAACAAGACCACCGGCGATGTCAGCGTCACGCGCGTCGTCGCGGGGCAGGATTCCGGGCTGATGATCAATCCGGACGGCGTGCGCCACCAGATCCACGGCAACGTCATCCAGTCCACCAGCCGCGCGCTGATGGAGGAGGTCTCATTCGAGCGCGGCGCGGTGGCGGCGCGCGAATGGGGCGCTTATCCGATCATCCCCTTCCCCGATGTGCCCAAGATCGACGTGTTGATGCTGCCGCGGCCGGACCAGCCGCCGCTCGGCGTCGGTGAGTCCGCATCGGTGCCGAGCGCAGCCGCGATTGCGAACGCGATCTTCGATGCCACCGGCGTGCGCTTTCGCGAGCCGCCATTCACGCCGGAGCGCATCCTTAGGGGTCTGCATGGCGAGACATCGCCCGTGCCGCAGGCCCTGCCCGCGCCGGCTGCGCCAAAACCGTCGCGCATCTGGGAAAATCCGTTCGCGAAGGGTGCCGGCATCTTTGCGACGATTGCGGCCGTCTGCACCGCGGCGATCGGTATCGGCGCCGCACTCCTGCCAGGCCGCGCCATCGCGCCGATCGCACGGCCCGATGCATCGGTCTATTCCGCAGCGACCATCGCGCGCGGCCAGCAGCTTGCCGCGCTCGGCAATTGCGCGGAGTGCCACACCAACCTTGGCGGTGTACTTAACGCCGGCGGCCGTGCGCTGGAAACGCCGTTCGGCACGATCTATTCAACCAACATCACCCCCGACGTCGAGACCGGCATCGGCGCCTGGTCCTATTCCGCCTTCGAGCGCGCGATGCGCGACGGCCTGCATCGCGACGGACGGCAGCTCTACCCCGTCTTCCCCTACACGCATTTTGCGAGGACCAGCGAAGCCGACATGCAGGCGCTGTACGCCTACCTGATGACGCAGCCTGCGGTGCGCGCAACGGCGCCCGCCAACACGCTCGCCTTCCCGTTCAACCTCCGCCCACTGCTCGCCGGATGGAACGCGCTGTTCCATCAAGCAAACGAGTTCAAGCCCGATCCCGCCAAATCGGAAGTCTGGAATCGCGGCGCCTATCTGGTCGAGAGCCTCGGCCATTGCAGCGGCTGCCATTCGCCGCGCAACGCGCTCGGCGCCGAGCAGCGTGGCGCCTATCTCGCCGGCGGCTTCGCCGAGGGCTGGGAGGCGCCGCCGCTGACCTCGCTCTCGCACGCGCCGATCCCCTGGAGCGAGGACGAGCTGTTCACGTACCTGCGCACCGGCCATTCGCGGCATCACGGCGTCGCCGCCGGCCCGATGGCGCCCGTTGTCAGGGACCTCAAGGCGCTGCCCGATCAGGACATCCGCGCGATGGCGGTCTATCTCAACTCGTTCAACGACACCGCGACTGACGCGCCCGCGCTCGCCGCAAAGCTCGAGAGCGCGACGCAGGTCACCGTCGCCTCGTCCACCGGCGCACGACTTTACCAAGGCGCGTGCGCCGTCTGCCATGAGGTCGGCGGCCTGCCGCTGTTCGGAAGCCGCCCCTCCCTCGCGCTCAACAGCAACCTGCACAGCGCGAAGCCCGACAATCTCTTGCAGGTGATCCTGCACGGCATCGCTGATCCCGTGTCAAGTAATCTCGGCTACATGCCAGCGTTCAGGAACAGCATGAGCGACGCGCAGGTCGAGGAGCTCGTCAGCTTCTTGCGCAAGCAGTTCGCGCCCGACAAGCCGGCGTGGACGGGCGTGCGGGAGACGATCGCACGCGTCCGGGCGTCGGTGCACTAG
- a CDS encoding peroxidase-related enzyme (This protein belongs to a clade of uncharacterized proteins related to peroxidases such as the alkylhydroperoxidase AhpD.), with protein sequence MTKPQRFPAPALDTLPEDIRTRLLAVQEKSGFVPNVFLTLAYRPDEFRAFFAYHDALMEKDSGLTKAEREMIVVATSAANQCQYCVIAHGAILRIRAKNPLIADQVAVNYRKADITPRQKAMLDFAMKVSADAQRVSEDDFAALQPHGFSDDDIWDIAAISAFFALSNRLANFTGMRPNEEFYLMGRLPKT encoded by the coding sequence ATGACAAAACCACAACGCTTCCCCGCTCCCGCCCTCGACACGCTGCCCGAGGACATCCGCACGCGCCTGCTCGCGGTGCAGGAGAAGAGCGGCTTCGTGCCGAACGTGTTCCTGACGCTGGCCTACCGACCGGACGAGTTCCGCGCCTTCTTCGCCTATCACGACGCGCTGATGGAGAAGGACAGCGGGCTGACCAAGGCCGAGCGCGAGATGATCGTGGTCGCGACCTCCGCGGCCAACCAGTGCCAGTATTGCGTGATCGCGCATGGCGCGATCCTGCGCATCCGCGCCAAGAACCCTTTGATTGCCGACCAGGTCGCGGTGAACTACCGCAAGGCCGACATCACGCCCCGCCAGAAGGCGATGCTGGATTTCGCGATGAAGGTGTCCGCCGACGCGCAGCGCGTCTCCGAGGACGATTTCGCGGCGCTTCAACCCCACGGCTTCAGCGACGACGACATCTGGGACATCGCCGCGATCTCCGCCTTCTTCGCGCTCTCGAACCGCCTTGCCAACTTCACCGGCATGCGCCCGAACGAGGAGTTCTACCTGATGGGACGGCTGCCGAAGACGTGA
- a CDS encoding 3-hydroxyacyl-ACP dehydratase FabZ family protein — MQLEYFHMIDRIVDLKVDEKKIVVEAQVPKESTIFEGHFPGYPLMPGVLLIESMAQASGWLQLGVFKFERMPILAAVKEAKVRGSVFPGDLMSIEASLTHEGSGYAMTEAKIRVGGKLRANSALTFTLIPFPNADMRGYMAKVAERVGFPQQAVSP; from the coding sequence ATGCAACTCGAATACTTCCACATGATCGATCGGATCGTCGACCTCAAGGTCGACGAGAAGAAGATCGTCGTCGAGGCCCAGGTCCCCAAGGAGAGCACCATCTTCGAGGGGCACTTCCCGGGCTATCCCCTGATGCCCGGCGTGCTGCTGATCGAATCGATGGCGCAGGCCTCGGGCTGGCTTCAGCTCGGCGTGTTCAAGTTCGAGCGCATGCCGATCCTGGCTGCGGTGAAGGAAGCCAAGGTCCGCGGCTCGGTGTTCCCCGGCGACCTCATGAGCATCGAGGCGAGCCTCACCCATGAGGGCTCGGGCTATGCCATGACCGAGGCCAAGATCCGGGTCGGCGGCAAGCTGCGCGCCAACTCAGCGCTCACCTTCACGCTGATCCCCTTCCCCAATGCGGATATGCGCGGCTACATGGCGAAGGTCGCCGAACGCGTCGGCTTTCCGCAACAGGCCGTATCGCCATGA
- a CDS encoding MgtC/SapB family protein, whose product MTELDWPEILLRLGVATLAGAAIGLDRDLHDKPIGLKTLGIVGLSTATVVLLAVQFAEPGKITDAASRVIQGILTGIGFLGAGVIVREGHRFRVHGLTSAACAFLAACLGIACGAGEWKIVLVALVIAIVLLTVGRPVERWLHRLLGGNDTQT is encoded by the coding sequence ATGACCGAGCTGGACTGGCCCGAGATCCTGCTGCGCCTTGGCGTTGCGACGCTCGCCGGCGCCGCAATCGGGCTTGACCGGGACCTGCACGACAAGCCGATCGGGCTGAAAACGCTCGGCATCGTCGGGCTCTCCACCGCAACCGTCGTGCTGCTCGCCGTGCAGTTCGCCGAGCCCGGCAAGATCACCGACGCGGCCAGCCGCGTGATCCAGGGCATCCTCACCGGCATCGGCTTTCTCGGCGCCGGCGTCATTGTGCGCGAGGGCCATCGCTTCCGCGTCCATGGATTGACCAGCGCAGCCTGCGCCTTCCTCGCCGCCTGCCTCGGCATCGCCTGCGGCGCCGGCGAATGGAAGATCGTCCTGGTCGCGCTGGTGATCGCGATCGTGCTGCTCACGGTCGGCCGGCCCGTCGAGCGCTGGCTGCACCGCCTGCTCGGCGGCAATGACACTCAAACATAG
- a CDS encoding ParB-like protein codes for MTTTNAREPRVHPVPILSLRPTQMTVGMREVKEKRKRWREHGSKKQSELLGTHMIPVVYGPDLRYYVIDHHHLGRALHDEGVKEVLVTVVGDLRMVEREAFWGVMDNKRWVYPYDAKGERRPFRDLPKSVADLKDDPFRSLAGELRRMGGFAKDTTPFSEFLWADFLRRKLTRKAVDANFDKALEKALSSAKSKDAIYLPGWCGPADDD; via the coding sequence ATGACCACCACCAACGCGCGCGAGCCGAGAGTGCATCCGGTGCCGATCCTGTCGCTGCGGCCGACGCAGATGACGGTCGGCATGCGAGAGGTCAAGGAGAAGCGCAAGCGCTGGCGCGAGCATGGCAGCAAGAAGCAGTCCGAGCTGCTCGGCACTCACATGATCCCCGTCGTCTACGGGCCTGATCTGCGCTACTACGTGATCGACCATCATCATCTCGGCCGCGCGCTGCATGACGAGGGTGTGAAGGAGGTGCTTGTCACCGTCGTCGGTGATCTCCGGATGGTCGAGCGCGAGGCGTTCTGGGGCGTGATGGACAACAAGCGCTGGGTCTATCCCTACGACGCCAAAGGCGAGCGGCGCCCGTTCCGCGATCTGCCGAAATCGGTCGCCGATCTCAAGGACGATCCGTTCCGCAGCCTTGCCGGCGAGCTCCGCCGCATGGGCGGCTTCGCCAAGGACACGACGCCGTTCTCGGAATTCCTGTGGGCCGACTTTCTGCGCCGGAAGCTGACGCGCAAGGCGGTGGACGCCAATTTCGACAAGGCACTGGAAAAGGCATTGTCATCGGCCAAGAGCAAGGACGCGATCTATCTGCCCGGCTGGTGCGGGCCGGCGGATGATGATTAG